A stretch of DNA from Candidatus Pseudomonas phytovorans:
AGCGCGCGTCGACAACCATCAACGCGACCGACATTACCACCAGAACGAGCAGGCGAACGCCCAGCGAAGGGCCCTTGGAGAAAAGCGGTTTAATGGGCCGTTCCTCGTGGACGACTCAGGAGGTCATTGGACATGGGACAACGCACCAGCCTGGTTGCGGATTGACGGATACGGCGCCCTGAACGGGCGCCAGCCCAGCACATACAGGTAGCACTGTGCGTACTGCCTGTAAACCGGGCGCTCGTGAACAGCGAGTGGAATCACTCGCTGGAGAGCAGGTCCATCGCGTGCTTGTCCATCATCTCCAGGGCGCGACCGCCGCCACGGGCGACACAGGTCAGCGGGTCCTCGGCGACGATTACCGGCAGGCCGGTTTCCTGGGCCAGCAGCTTGTCGAGGTCACGCAGCAGCGCACCACCACCGGTCAGCACCAGGCCACGCTCGGCGATATCCGAAGCCAGTTCAGGTGGCGATTGCTCCAGGGCGCTTTTCACGGCCTGAACGATGGTCGCCAGCGATTCCTGCAGCGCTTCAAGCACTTCGTTGGAGTTCAGGGTGAAGGCACGCGGTACGCCCTCGGCCAGGTTGCGGCCACGTACATCGACTTCGCGTACTTCGCCGCCCGGGTAGGCGGTACCGATTTCCTGCTTGATGCGCTCGGCGGTGGACTCGCCGATCAGGCTGCCATAGTTGCGGCGCACGTAGGTGACGATGGCTTCGTCGAAGCGGTCGCCGCCAACGCGGACGGATTCGGCATAGACCACGCCGTTCAGGGAGATCAGCGCGATTTCAGTGGTACCACCACCGATATCGACGACCATCGAACCGCGGGCCTCTTCAACCGGCAAGCCGGCACCGATGGCAGCAGCCATCGGTTCTTCGATCAGGAACACTTCACGGGCACCGGCACCCAGGGCCGACTCGCGAATGGCGCGGCGCTCTACCTGGGTCGACTTGCACGGCACGCAGATCAGCACGCGCGGGCTTGGCTGCAGGAAGCTGTTCTCGTGAACCTTGTTGATAAAATATTGCAACATTTTTTCGCAAACGCTGAAGTCGGCGATGACGCCGTCCTTCATCGGACGAATGGCAGCAATGTTGCCAGGCGTACGGCCCAGCATACGTTTGGCTTCGGTACCGACGGCGACGACGCTTTTCTGATTGCCATGGGTACGGATGGCAACAACCGAGGGCTCATTCAGGACGATACCGCGCTCACGCACGTAAATAAGGGTGTTGGCAGTACCCAGGTCGATGGAAAGATCGCTGGAAAACATGCCACGCAGTTTCTTGAACATGGGAAAGTGACCCTGGGGAAAGCGTGGGTAAAAAAGTGCGGCAAACTCTAACAATGGCAGGGATTTTGGGCAAGGAGCCAATATGTTAAATTGGCTGTTTTTCCGAGCATGCCAGCCGATGATCGCGGCCGTTGGACCGCCAGAAAGCTGACATGTTCCTCATCACGGACTCAAATTCCGTTCTTTGTTTCCCTTGGAGATCCCCATGGCGCTTGAACGCTGCGACGTGGAAAAGATCGCCCATCTGGCCCGTCTGGGGCTGAATGATGGCGAACTGCCACGCATTACCGATGCCCTGAACAGCATCCTCGGGCTGGTCGACCAGATGCAAGCGGTCGATACCACTGGCATCGAGCCCCTGGCCCACCCGCTGGAGGCCAGCCAGCGCCTGCGACCCGACCAGGTCACCGAAAGCAACCAGCGCGACGCCTACCAGGCAATCGCGCCGTCGACCGAAAGCGGTCTGTACCTGGTTCCCAAAGTCATCGAGTAAGGGATAGAGCCTGCCATGCATCAATTGACCCTGGCCGAGATCGCCCGCGGACTCGCCGACAAGTCGTTTTCCTCCGAAGAGCTGACCGGCGCCCTGCTGGCGCGTATCAAGCAGCTCGACCCGCAACTCAACAGCTTCATCAGCGTCACCGAAGACCTGGCCCTGGGCCAGGCGCGTGCCGCCGACGCCCGTCGCGCCGCCGGCGAAACCGGCGCGCTGCTGGGTGCCCCCATCGCCCACAAGGACCTGTTCTGCACCAACGGCGTACGCACCAGCTGCGGCTCGAAGATGCTCGACAACTTCAAGGCACCGTACGACGCCACCGTGGTCGCCAAGCTGGCTGAAGCTGGCATGGTCACCCTGGGCAAGACCAACATGGACGAGTTCGCCATGGGTTCGGCCAACGAATCCAGCCACTACGGCGCGGTGAAGAACCCATGGAACCTCGAGCACGTCCCGGGCGGTTCGTCCGGCGGCTCGGCTGCCGCTGTGGCTGCGCGCCTGCTGCCGGCCACCACCGGCACCGACACCGGCGGCTCGATCCGCCAGCCGGCGGCACTGACCAACCTCAC
This window harbors:
- the gatC gene encoding Asp-tRNA(Asn)/Glu-tRNA(Gln) amidotransferase subunit GatC, yielding MALERCDVEKIAHLARLGLNDGELPRITDALNSILGLVDQMQAVDTTGIEPLAHPLEASQRLRPDQVTESNQRDAYQAIAPSTESGLYLVPKVIE
- the mreB gene encoding rod shape-determining protein MreB produces the protein MFKKLRGMFSSDLSIDLGTANTLIYVRERGIVLNEPSVVAIRTHGNQKSVVAVGTEAKRMLGRTPGNIAAIRPMKDGVIADFSVCEKMLQYFINKVHENSFLQPSPRVLICVPCKSTQVERRAIRESALGAGAREVFLIEEPMAAAIGAGLPVEEARGSMVVDIGGGTTEIALISLNGVVYAESVRVGGDRFDEAIVTYVRRNYGSLIGESTAERIKQEIGTAYPGGEVREVDVRGRNLAEGVPRAFTLNSNEVLEALQESLATIVQAVKSALEQSPPELASDIAERGLVLTGGGALLRDLDKLLAQETGLPVIVAEDPLTCVARGGGRALEMMDKHAMDLLSSE